The DNA region CAAATGTTTTGGAGAAGAAATTTTAGGAACTCCAGGTGCCTATGCTTTTGACCCAACTAAAATAACTATAACCTGTAAGGATTTAGGCATCACTGGATACCAATTAGATACAATACTGGCTGACAAATATCATATTCAAATGGAATTATCAGATTTCTATAATACTTTAGCTGTAGGTTCCTTTGGAGATACTAAAGAAGGTATGGATAGACTTCTAAGTGCTCTTAAAGAAATAAGCGAAGATTACTATGGCAAAAGCGATAGAAAAATTGACTTTTTAGATATACCTGCTATTCCTGAGCAAGTATTAATTCCTAGAGAAGCATTTAATAGTGAAAAAACTTGTATATCTATTAATGAAAGTATAGGAAAAATAAGCGGAGAATTCCTACTAGCTTATCCTCCTGGAATACCTGTATTATGTCCTGGTGAAAGAATTACTAAGGAAGTAATTGACTATGTATCCCAGTTAAAAGAAGCTGGTCTATACGTACAAGGTACAGAAGACCCTAATGTTGAGTACATTAAGGTAGTTGAAAAGGAAGACGCTGTATTTATAAATGTAGAATAAATAAAAAAAGTGTGGTTTTTAATCCACACTTTTTATTTACTTCTTATAAAAGTCATAAGATTATTTATATTATTATTTTCGGCCTCTTTTAAAAATCTAGTATAGTCCTTTTCATTCATATCTAATATTCTGCTATATGTACGTAATACTTTTTCAAAATATCCCATAACATAATTAGCTTTAATAAGTGCACCTATATTTTTAGTTCTAAATGTAGCAGAATATAATCTTCTTGTCTTTTCAGCCTTTTTCTTCAATTTACCATAATGCTGTCCTCCTGGATATATAGCCTTAACTTTCTTAAAATTTAGCATTAAAGCTTCCTTATATACAGTGTAAATCTTTTCTAAACATTCAGCATTGAATACTTTTTCTTCTTTTTTCATTTGCTCTACAATATTTATTACTTCTTTCAGCTTTTCATTATTTTTTCTTCTAAGTTCTGGTACTTTTTTAACTATAGGCAGTATTTCTTCTACAGCTTCTTTCTCTTCCTTTTTTTTATATCTATCTTGTAAAATTTTAAGTCCAAATTCTGCCTCTAAATAATCATTATTATCCTTAACTATATCCATTTCATTTTGAACTGTTTTATATATACTTATTCTATTTTCTTTATCAAAGAATATTTCGTAATAATAAAATAGTTTAACAAGCTCTCTTTGTACCTGTTTTTTATCCAAAACTTGCTCTCTTTCATTTATAAATATAAACTGACTTTCTCTTCCCTTAACATTATCCATAAATCCCTTACTAAAAGCAACTTTTCTATATGAATTTCCAAAACATTCAACTGGTTCAGATATCTTTACATTTTCTCCCTTTTTAACATATGAATTTAATTTTTCTAATATTTCTGGTGTTGCTTCATTATACATTAACACTCTCCCCCTCCTTGTTATATTTACTATTATAACAAAAAAATCAAATGATACCTAGTACCTAAATAGAGCACTTATACAACTTAATAGAGAGATTTCTTCCATATAAAATTATAATACAATTTATTAATCATTCAACTTTCGCAGTTATAAAATAAAGATATAAAATTTAAAATTTGCAGGTAAGTAATAGGTAATAGCTAAGAAGTAAGGGTTAAGGATAAAACTCAAAGAGTTTTTTATAATTAATTTGTGAATAAGTAAGACCAGCTAGTAAGAGCTCTTGAAATTTATATGCAAAAATTGTGTTAATTACAAATTGGGCACATAAATATAACCTCATGCTTTCACATGAGGCTGAATTTAACTTCCTTTAGTATATAATAATCATCTAAGTATTAACAAGTGTATTGGTGTTAATTTTAGCTAATTATTCTTCTATATAATCTGGAAATAAGCTATCCATTTTTTGTGGTGGATAAAAATCTGGTACATCTCTATTCATAAATTCTGTACATGGATCTTGTTCTCCTGGGCACTCATCAGGTATTGGACAATATCCATAACATGGAATTAATAGTTGTACTAAAAGTTCACTTTTAACTATAATAAATAGCCCTAAAGTTATACATAAAAATACTTTATCTGGCTCTGGCTCTGGAGAATCTACCTTAATTAATTCTGATCTTAAGCAATCAGCAACTACTTCTAATTTTATCATCTTTTCATCTGCATCTTCTATATCTGGATTGCACAAACAACCCTTACTAATTGAAACCTCTGCTATTGGGTCTGGACAATAGAATTTTGGAACTGTTATTGTTTGATTTACCGCATATTCTAGTGTTCTAGTTTCACATGTACTTCCAGTATCAATTAACACATCTACTTTAAAAGTTACTGTAAAATTAACAGTTACTCTTTTGTATCCCTCTTCGCCTTTTACACAGGATTTTGATACAGAAGTAATATCCACATCAAAATTGCGACAACAGCCTATCTTTTTAACTTGACTTGGGTCAGTAACTCCAGTTAACTCCTTACACAATTCTGAATTTAAATTTCCCATTTCATCAATAGGCTTAAGACATCTTTTTATTAAGCATTGATCAAAAATCTTAGGTACTTGAATACAACATAATTCATCAGGGTCTGGTAAACATCCCTGTTTATTTACAAAACCAGGGCGTGGAATGAAATCCTTAGGATTAATTGCCATAAAATAGCCTCCTTCTCTATATTAAAATAATATTGTTTTCTCAATATATATTATGCAGACAAATGTTAAGTGTGCTTTTGTTTATTTAAAGAATATATAATTGAATTCATTAATATATTTTATATGAGGGGGTGAAACGTTATGAATCTATATATTTTAAAAGATATTTCAGACACTCTTTGGAAATTCTATATTGATAAAAGTAAATTTCTCATTTGTGATAATTATTATGAAAAAGTACAAATAGATGAAAATATTTCAGAATTTCATGTAAATATAAACTATATAGGAACTATACAACTGATATACATAACCTATGATGGAGACGTGAAGTATTGTGAATTTAATAAAAAATGGACCACACAAACTCTATACACCCTTTCTAATAAAGGTGATAAAATACAAGAATTAAAGGTATACTCTTTAAATAATGAACTTCATATATTCTTTATTTTTCTCAAGGAAGGTGAAAAACATAAGGGTGATTTATTACACTACAAATGGTCTGGAAACAAATTCAATACCAGCATTGTGGCTTCATTAAATTTTGATTATTCTTCCCTTAAACATTACGATATAGAAATACTTAATGATGAAATATATATATTCTTTCTACAAAATGAAAAAATTGAAAATTCCTTAAATATGAGTAAGTACAAAAAAAATTTATGGAGTAATACTAAAAAACTATATAGACTATATGGAAGTGACATTCAATTTTCTACTATTAAAAAAGATAATGTATTTCATATTTTAAATTTAACAAAAGATAATACTATTTATACCTTAGAACATGTGTCTATAGATGAACAAGGAAATATGAAAGCCTTTAAAGTTCATGAAAGTAGCAATAATATATGCAATCCATTATTACTTATTGAAAATAACTCTTTATATACTATGTGGGTAGAAAATAACTCTTTGATATATTCCTGTTTCCATGATAATTGGCACAAGTGCAATAATATTTTTGTTGAAGATATAAATAGAATGCAAAAATCTAGATATATATCTGAAGAAATTTCCAATAACAGCTTATATGCCAAAGAAGTATTTATTTTAAACTCTTCCTGTGTAAAAATTTTCTTACCAGAGGAAACCCTAATATATAATGACCTAGAAGAAATAAATCTTGATTTACTGCAAAATTGTGATGCAGAAAAAACCATACAAAAATTACTTAAAGAAATTTCCTACGCTAAAATGCTAAATGATAAATTAGGAAAGAGAATCTCCTTATTAAAAAATAAATTATATGAAAAAGAGATTTCTATGACTAATTTTAATAACTATTTAAATCAAACTATTTCACAAAAAAAGGCTGTAGAAAAAGATTATAATTCACTACTTCAATCTCAAAATAATTTTGTAAATGAATTGAAAAATATAAAAAATAAATTGAATTTAGAAAAAGATAAAACTGAATCTCTTAAAAATACAATACTAGAACTATCTCAAGAAAACAGTAAATTAAAGGGAACTTCACTTAAAACAAAAGAATTTGAAAATAAAAATTGCCAATGTAGTTGTGAATATCTAAAAGATTTAGAATTTAAGATTAAAGAAAAAGAAAATGAAAATGTTACATTAAAAGATGAGCTAGAACGTTTTAAAAATATGAGTTTTTTGGATAAACTTTTCAAAGCAAGGTAGATAATGCCGCTCTAAAAAGTGCGGCATTTCTTTTTTATTAGTAACTCAATAGAATTACTAAAATGTGATTATTTAATTATATTTATTTTTTCATGTTTTTTTCCTGTATTGGGTTGATTTTTTTATTTGCAAGCTTTGGAATATTTGTACCTGATTCTCCTGTACCTGCTCCTCCGCCTGGAATAAGTTGTAATAATCCTACAGACACTATCTTGCATGTTGAAATAGCTATATAATATCCATAGTATTCTAGTACAACTATTCCGTCTGAAACTGAGTATACATATCCCTCATACTCATAGTTATTAGTATAAATATATACATACGCTCCTCTATAACTCTCTAATTGATTTCTAACAGGATATTCACAACATTTACAGTAACCCTTATCTGTCTTACATCTATTATCCAAGAATTCTATATCTTCTATAGTTTCACCTTCTGGTGGTAAACCTATAGATTCAATTTTACAAACTGAAATCTTTTCAACATATCCACTGCCTAGTTCAGGTGTAACAGTTAATATATTGTTATTAACCCCTAAAAATATCCATCATCTGTTAATAAATATATAGTATCTCCATATTCAAATTGTTTTAATAAATATTCCATAGGATTTACACAGCAGTCACAATAGTCACAGCTTTTTTTGTCTTTACAGTCTTTATCCTTACAGCAATCAACTACACATATGTCACAACAGTCATCACAACAACTTTTTTTACAAAATAACTCTTTTAACTTATATGCTAAAAGTTCCTTTTCACACATTCCCATTCGGTTAACACTCCTTTTTATCTTTTACCATTTTATTTCTCATTTGTATCTAATTCATTATATGCATGTACTTCCTATATGGTTATTTAAAAGCTAAATATCAAAGTACAAATAATAAATAACAAATATTTTTTACTTACAAAGTATCATTTACATATAATTTGATACCTAACTACATTACCCTAATGTAGTTCCCAAGCCTATATACTCTTCATATAATATATAGAAAACATGACTTTACAAAATTTAAACTTTAATTAATAAAATAATAAATTCATTTAGATTTTAATTAAAATTATCCAATCACATGCACTCTTGTATACAGTATTGGAGTATATGTCATTTAATAAAATATTTAAGTAGTTGATTACAATTGAAATGTAAAAAAACTATAATATGTTTACCTGAATGTAAATGCTGTGAAGGACCTCCTGGTCCTAGAGGGCCTAGAGGACCTCAAGGGCCTTCTGGTGAGCCTGGTAGCATAACATGTAATTGTTGTGAAGAATCCATGAAAGACTTACTAACTCAAATAAATACTAGCGAAACTGTAACTTTAAGCAAGGTAGTCCTAACTAGTAGTAGCGAAATAGCTAATATAAATACTATTAAAGGGTTTCCAAAGGAATCCCTTGTAGAATTTGCAAATGTTACTCCTTCTGGACAAGAATCAAATAACATTTTAGTTTCCATATGCAAAATCGTTGCTGTGGAAGTAACTATAAATGACGATGATACTAAACCAGACATAAATTTATTAATTACTGAAAATCCAAATTGTCCATGTTGCGTTGATGATTTAAGAGAATATTTTAATTCATTAACTGTAAACACTCAAATTCACCAAATTGACACTAACGGTAATGGTGGCTCTTACCAAATTACAAATGATTATTTTCAAGCGGTAGGTGATGGAATATTATACACATCAGCTCAAACATCTGATGTAAATGGAAACTTTAATCAAAATACTAAAATTACCTATACCTCTTTATGCGAAATAACCTCCATTAAACCTAATGAACCAGAAAATCCTTAATAGTAATAACACTTAATTGACACTAGCTAAAGTATAAACAATAAAAAACTAGAGCTTCTATCTGAAAATTATTTAATATAACTCTCAATAGAAACTCTAGTTTTATGTCAGCTCTAGTAGCCGTTATTTAGCTTGACTTAATCCTATATTCAAGGCTTTCTTATTTATATCTACTATTTTAGCTGGAAGACTCTCTTCTAAAACTTTTTCCCAGTTTAAATTGTCAAGACCTAGTACCTTTATTAAAGCTCCTAATAATATTATATTTTGAGCCTTAATTGTTCCTAACTCTTCTGCCATTTTAGATGCATTCATTATAACTTTGTTCTCTACTGCATCACTTAATCTCTCTATAACTTTTTCTGGATACTCCTCTTGTCCGATTAATACCGGTACTGGATATATCTCATAGTCGTTTACTACTACATATCCACCTTTTTTAAGGTATGGAAGCCATCTTGCAGCTTCACTTTTTTCAAAAGCTACTATAGCATCTGCAGTGCCTTTCTCAATAAGTGGTGAATAAACCTTTTCTCCAAATCTTACTTGAGTTGTAACACTGCCTCCCCTTTGAGCCATTCCATGCACTTCTGACATTTTAACGTCATAACCATTTTTCATAAGTCCTTCTGCTAGTGTTTTTGAAGCAAGAATAGTACCCTGTCCTCCAACGCCAACAAATAAAACACTTTTAATCTCTTTCATTTTATTCACCCACCTTCTCTATAGCATCAAATTTACATACTTGCTTACATATTTCACAACCGTTACACATGTTTTGATCTATACTTACCACACCATCTTTAAATTGGAGTGCTGGACATCCTGTCTTTAAGCATGCTTTGCATTTCTTACATTTTTCTGTATTTACAACACATTTAATACCTGCTCTTGCCTTTAACACATCTTTCTTAAGAGCACATGGTTGTTTTGTTATTATAACAAACGGTTCTTTGCTATCATGAGCTTCTTTAACAGCTTCCTCTGTAGATTTTAAATCATATGGATCTACCACTCTTATATTTTCTTCTTTGATTCCAACAGATAGAGCTACCTTCTCTAAATCTACCATTGGAGCTGGCTTATTTTGAAGAGTTTTTCCTGTTCCAGGGTTTTCTTGATGCCCTGTCATCGCAGTTATTCTGTTGTCTAATATACAAGTAACTATAGGTATATTATTATAAACTGAGTTTATAAGTCCTGTAATTCCTGAATGGAAGAATGTAGAATCTCCTATAAATGCAAATACTTTCTTATCTTCTCTTTTTGCCATTTGATTAGCTTTTTCCATTCCCAGTCCGCCGGAAATTGATGCTCCCATACATATAACTGTATCAGTTACACTTAAAGGTGGTACTAATCCTAGCGTATAACATCCTATATCGCCAGTAGCTATTACATCTTTATATTTAGAAACCGCATAGAATATTCCTCTATGGGGACATCCTGGACAAAGTACTGGTGGTCTAGATGGTGCCTTAATATCTGTATTATAAACCCCTTTGTTTTCTTCTTTTAATATAGCTTTTCTTATTATATCTGGATTTAATTCTTCGCAAATTGGAATAACTTCTTTTCCTATGCAAGAAATTCCCATAGCTTTGACTGCTGTTTCAATATATGGATCATTTTCTTCTATAATGTAAAGTTTTTCCACCTTTGAAGCAAAATTTCTAATCATCTCATCTGGAAGTGGATAACTATATCCTATTTTTAAGTAGGAAGCCTTGTCCCCAAAAACTTCTTTGGCATATTGATAGGATATACCACTAGTTATAATACCTATTTTAGTATCTCCCATTTCTATCCTATTTAAGAAAGTTTTATTTGAATACTGTCTTAATTTTTCTAGTCTTTCTTCAACTTCGTAGTGTTTTGCCTTAGAGTGAGCTGGTATCATTACATACTTTTTAACATTTTTCTCATAAGGTTTTACTCCTACTTCGCTTCTTTCACCTAGTTCTACTATAGATTTTGAGTGTGAAATTCTAGTGGTACTTCTAAACAACA from Haloimpatiens massiliensis includes:
- a CDS encoding indolepyruvate oxidoreductase subunit beta, whose translation is MKEIKSVLFVGVGGQGTILASKTLAEGLMKNGYDVKMSEVHGMAQRGGSVTTQVRFGEKVYSPLIEKGTADAIVAFEKSEAARWLPYLKKGGYVVVNDYEIYPVPVLIGQEEYPEKVIERLSDAVENKVIMNASKMAEELGTIKAQNIILLGALIKVLGLDNLNWEKVLEESLPAKIVDINKKALNIGLSQAK
- the iorA gene encoding indolepyruvate ferredoxin oxidoreductase subunit alpha codes for the protein MKVIMSGNEAIARGAYEAGVTIASAYPGTPSTEILENLAKYEGVYAEWAPNEKVALEVASGAAIGGARSLSTMKHVGLNVAADPLFTMAYEGVNGGLVVVTADDPGMHSSQNEQDNRYYAPHAKIALIEPSDSQECLEYMREAYKISEEYDTVVLFRSTTRISHSKSIVELGERSEVGVKPYEKNVKKYVMIPAHSKAKHYEVEERLEKLRQYSNKTFLNRIEMGDTKIGIITSGISYQYAKEVFGDKASYLKIGYSYPLPDEMIRNFASKVEKLYIIEENDPYIETAVKAMGISCIGKEVIPICEELNPDIIRKAILKEENKGVYNTDIKAPSRPPVLCPGCPHRGIFYAVSKYKDVIATGDIGCYTLGLVPPLSVTDTVICMGASISGGLGMEKANQMAKREDKKVFAFIGDSTFFHSGITGLINSVYNNIPIVTCILDNRITAMTGHQENPGTGKTLQNKPAPMVDLEKVALSVGIKEENIRVVDPYDLKSTEEAVKEAHDSKEPFVIITKQPCALKKDVLKARAGIKCVVNTEKCKKCKACLKTGCPALQFKDGVVSIDQNMCNGCEICKQVCKFDAIEKVGE